A single region of the Manihot esculenta cultivar AM560-2 chromosome 12, M.esculenta_v8, whole genome shotgun sequence genome encodes:
- the LOC110628292 gene encoding uncharacterized protein DDB_G0290685 gives MFRSSPRRSQRSKGFKVKHALQICLLVGVGIWLLYQVRHSHDKKAAAFEDSVNTGNELIKLGRKDLPEFQETIIRDKRHKEEEDEEKKNEEESKPRNNMGTGGEDGDIQDHFHDQTEEGSDRREDSADGEKSGEENKENVGEEREREDSNDDHQTEKEEIKDNVSEDNGGEENKVNDVEDKENVENKETDNGESKETDNGESKETDNGESKETDNGESKETNNEESKETDNGESKEVENEDKENPDENKENEESKETENHDMANEASHENTSEAKENAEESQGTEIKQVVEESKGAETKEAEDKEENIENSGSVEDQVPDGNSEHSTETREEHYKGDDASSAVVHDTQNVTSGEEQGDPEKTSEAEHVESKEKNESDFDSKTKISKVVDSSQNEVPNTEPAENNNATNTANEDSGNENSKQGSAEVSHDTSTIATESNNQQPVDSNSIPVASESHDPTPQNQNEATDNTTSKGEDGTENDVVHVQTEKLDPDASGQQSDSNAEPSTTTENVDSTNQESTASSNSESVSSDGQTVDSNRPSSASQNYNEVQGEKSDSISGEGNQETVLSSNTNENADPGQDKDTTSNTNNNVDAGQKEQVNSSESRKDDLSSNRNNNEDSGQNQDESSNTNSNGDSGQNQDESSNTNSNGDSGQNQDENHLSSNTNNNGDSGQNQDENRLSSNTNNNGDSRQKQDENSVHNNTNDNKEASQKEQIDSNSGNNGQDENNNAVERNTNDDTSTKGKTEASQGQVVSSESSTSQEEKDAPSNTDSKTDVSQNDSNTSPQNDSVDSSNSSVSQEEKEARTDLGTLPDTGSQGITRGDTAAA, from the coding sequence ATGTTTAGGTCATCACCACGTAGGAGCCAGAGATCCAAAGGTTTTAAGGTAAAGCATGCTTTACAAATTTGTCTTTTGGTTGGTGTTGGAATCTGGCTGCTTTACCAAGTCAGGCATTCTCATGACAAGAAAGCAGCAGCATTTGAGGACAGTGTGAACACTGggaatgagcttataaaactagGAAGAAAAGATCTTCCTGAATTTCAGGAAACTATCATTAGAGATAAGAGACACAAGGAGGAAGAAGACgaagaaaagaagaatgagGAAGAATCTAAGCCTCGCAATAACATGGGAACTGGGGGTGAAGATGGTGATATCCAGGATCATTTTCATGATCAAACTGAAGAGGGATCTGATCGGAGGGAGGATTCCGCAGATGGAGAAAAATCGGGTGAAGAAAACAAGGAGAATGTTGGTGAAGAAAGAGAGCGGGAGGATAGCAATGATGATCACCAGACAGAGAAGGAAGAGATCAAGGACAATGTTAGTGAAGATAATGGGGGTGAAGAAAACAAAGTGAATGATGTTGAAGATAAGGAAAATGTAGAGAACAAAGAGACTGATAATGGAGAGAGCAAAGAGACTGATAATGGAGAGAGCAAAGAGACTGATAATGGAGAGAGCAAGGAGACTGATAATggagagagcaaagaaactaataATGAGGAGAGCAAAGAGACTGATAATGGAGAAAGCAAAGAGGTAGAAAATGAAGACAAGGAGAATCCTGATGAGAATAAGGAGAATGAAGAGAGCAAAGAGACAGAAAATCATGACATGGCAAATGAAGCAAGCCATGAAAACACAAGTGAAGCTAAGGAAAATGCAGAGGAGAGTCAAGGAACGGAAATTAAACAGGTTGTGGAAGAAAGCAAAGGGGCAGAAACTAAAGAGGCAGAAGATAAGGAAGAGAACATTGAAAATTCAGGTTCAGTAGAAGATCAGGTTCCAGATGGAAATTCTGAACATAGTACGGAGACCAGAGAAGAGCATTACAAGGGAGATGATGCTTCCAGTGCAGTTGTCCACGACACTCAAAATGTAACATCTGGAGAAGAGCAAGGTGATCCAGAGAAAACTAGTGAGGCAGAACATGTGGAGAGCAAAGAGAAGAATGAGTCTGACTTTGACAGTAAAACAAAGATCAGCAAGGTAGTTGATTCCAGTCAAAATGAGGTTCCAAATACTGAACCAGCAGAAAATAACAATGCCACAAATACGGCCAATGAAGATAGTGGCAACGAAAATAGTAAGCAAGGTTCAGCTGAGGTTTCCCATGATACGTCCACAATAGCAACAGAATCAAACAATCAGCAGCCGGTGGATTCTAACTCCATTCCAGTTGCTTCAGAAAGTCATGATCCAACTCCACAAAATCAAAATGAAGCAACAGATAACACGACATCAAAGGGAGAGGATGGGACTGAAAATGATGTTGTACATGTGCAAACTGAGAAATTGGACCCAGATGCCAGTGGCCAGCAATCAGATTCGAATGCAGAACCTTCCACTACAACTGAGAATGTAGATTCAACTAATCAAGAATCAACAGCTTCTAGCAATTCTGAGTCTGTTTCGTCCGATGGCCAAACTGTTGACTCCAATAGACCTTCATCAGCAAGCCAAAATTATAATGAAGTTCAGGGTGAAAAGTCTGATAGTATTTCTGGAGAAGGAAATCAAGAAACTGTTTTATCCTCAAACACAAATGAAAATGCTGATCCAGGGCAAGACAAAGACACAACATCAAATACAAATAACAATGTGGATGCTGGTCAAAAGGAACAAGTTAATTCTTCAGAGTCCCGTAAGGATGATTTGTCCTCAAACAGAAACAATAATGAAGATTCTGGCCAAAACCAGGATGAGTCCTCAAACACAAACAGTAATGGAGATTCTGGCCAAAACCAGGATGAGTCCTCAAACACAAACAGTAATGGAGATTCTGGCCAAAACCAGGATGAGAATCACTTGTCCTCAAACACAAACAATAATGGAGATTCTGGCCAAAACCAGGATGAGAATCGCTTGTCCTCAAACACAAACAATAATGGAGATTCTAGGCAAAAGCAGGATGAGAATTCTGTTCACAACAACACGAATGACAATAAAGAGGCAAGCCAAAAAGAACAGATTGATTCTAACAGTGGCAATAATGGTCAGGATGAGAACAACAATGCTGTCGAAAGGAACACAAATGATGATACCAGTACGAAAGGCAAAACAGAAGCAAGCCAAGGACAAGTTGTTTCCTCTGAATCTTCAACATCCCAAGAAGAGAAAGATGCACCCTCAAACACAGATAGCAAAACTGATGTCAGCCAGAATGACTCAAATACTTCACCTCAAAATGATTCAGTCGATTCTTCAAATTCTTCAGTTTcacaagaagaaaaagaagctcgGACAGATTTGGGAACCTTGCCAGATACAGGAAGCCAGGGAATTACTAGAGGAGATACAGCAGCCGCGTGA
- the LOC110628294 gene encoding cysteine desulfurase, mitochondrial — MASKLLASAIRRSLARTTNTCGPRGISTAAAAAVAPSTEPFENQGVVTVKGVKISARPLYLDMQATSPVDPRVLDAMLPYYLARFGNPHSRTHLYGWESDSAVETARSQVADLIGASPKEIVFTSGATESNNISIKGVMKFYKEKKRHVVTTQTEHKCVLDSCRHLQQEGFEVTYLPVGNDGIVDLENLRSAIRPDTGLVSVMAVNNEIGVIQPMEEIGKICKEFNVPFHTDAAQALGKIPINVENWNVSLMSLSGHKIYGPKGVGALYMRRRPRIRVEPQMNGGGQERGIRSGTVPTPLVVGMGAACELAKKEMEYDDKRIKALQERLLDGIKAKLDGVVVNGSVERRYAGNLNLSFAYVEGESLLMGLKDVAVSSGSACTSASLEPSYVLRALGVDEDMAHTSIRFGIGRFTAEAEIDRAIELTVQQVEKLREMSPLYEMVKEGIDIKQIQWAQH, encoded by the coding sequence ATGGCTTCGAAGCTTCTAGCTTCCGCAATCCGCCGATCCTTAGCAAGGACCACCAACACCTGCGGTCCCCGCGGCATCTCCACCGCTGCGGCAGCCGCCGTTGCTCCGTCTACGGAGCCGTTTGAGAATCAAGGAGTTGTCACAGTAAAGGGCGTGAAAATATCTGCTCGGCCTCTTTACCTAGATATGCAGGCAACCTCTCCAGTGGACCCTAGAGTACTTGATGCTATGCTTCCTTATTATCTCGCTCGTTTTGGCAACCCTCACTCTCGTACTCACCTCTACGGCTGGGAGTCCGATTCCGCCGTCGAGACTGCCCGCTCTCAGGTTGCCGATTTAATCGGCGCGTCTCCTAAAGAAATAGTCTTCACGTCAGGGGCCACGGAGTCGAATAATATTTCGATTAAAGGAGTCATGAAATTCTACAAAGAAAAGAAACGTCATGTTGTTACTACTCAAACTGAGCATAAGTGTGTGCTGGACTCTTGTCGCCATCTCCAACAGGAGGGTTTCGAGGTTACTTACCTTCCTGTGGGAAACGATGGGATTGTCGATTTGGAGAACTTACGATCAGCCATCAGGCCTGATACCGGGCTTGTGTCGGTTATGGCGGTGAACAACGAGATTGGTGTGATTCAGCCGATGGAGGAAATTGGCAAAATCTGCAAGGAATTCAATGTACCGTTTCACACTGATGCCGCACAAGCGCTGGGGAAGATCCCAATTAATGTGGAGAACTGGAATGTTAGCTTGATGTCATTAAGTGGACACAAAATATATGGTCCGAAAGGCGTTGGGGCTTTGTATATGCGCAGGCGACCAAGAATCCGAGTGGAGCCCCAAATGAACGGAGGTGGACAAGAGAGAGGGATAAGAAGTGGGACGGTGCCCACTCCTTTGGTTGTGGGAATGGGTGCTGCTTGTGAATTGGCGAAGAAGGAGATGGAGTACGATGATAAGAGAATTAAAGCTTTGCAGGAGAGGTTGTTGGATGGAATTAAAGCTAAACTCGATGGAGTGGTGGTGAATGGGAGCGTGGAAAGGCGATATGCAGGGAATTTAAATCTTTCCTTTGCGTATGTAGAAGGGGAGAGCTTATTGATGGGGTTGAAGGATGTGGCAGTGTCAAGTGGGAGTGCCTGCACTAGCGCGAGTTTGGAACCTTCATATGTATTAAGGGCATTGGGGGTGGATGAGGACATGGCACATACCTCAATCAGGTTTGGAATCGGGAGGTTTACTGCAGAGGCAGAGATCGATAGGGCCATTGAACTTACAGTACAGCAGGTCGAGAAGTTGAGGGAAATGAGCCCACTGTATGAGATGGTGAAGGAAGGAATTGATATTAAGCAGATTCAGTGGGCACAACACTGA